A genomic region of Anaerolineales bacterium contains the following coding sequences:
- the map gene encoding type I methionyl aminopeptidase: protein MSWERNIVLKTPAEIEVMRQAGRINAMALNEVRKQARPGITTGQLDKIAEQLIRDHGATPAFLNYPGPYPYPATLNTSVNEEMVHGLPGARELREGDILSVDCGTVFEGFVGDSAFTMGIGEITPQAQTLIEVTQESLRLGIQEMLPGKHVGDVSAAVQNYVEAHGYHVPREYTGHGVGRKMHEGPQVPNYGVPGQGAPLRTGMTIALEPMVLVGTHRTRVLADQWTVVSADGSLTAHFEHSVAITEDGPLVLTAL from the coding sequence GTGAGCTGGGAACGCAACATCGTCCTCAAGACCCCGGCGGAGATTGAAGTGATGCGCCAGGCTGGCCGTATCAATGCCATGGCGCTTAACGAAGTACGTAAGCAGGCGCGGCCCGGGATCACCACCGGCCAGCTCGACAAAATTGCCGAGCAGCTGATCCGTGATCACGGTGCCACGCCGGCCTTTCTGAATTACCCGGGGCCGTACCCATACCCGGCCACGCTGAACACCAGCGTGAACGAGGAGATGGTGCACGGCCTGCCGGGGGCACGCGAGCTACGCGAGGGTGACATCCTCTCCGTAGATTGCGGCACGGTATTTGAAGGTTTTGTAGGTGACTCTGCGTTCACCATGGGCATCGGCGAAATCACGCCGCAAGCCCAGACGCTGATCGAAGTAACGCAGGAATCGCTGCGCCTGGGCATTCAGGAAATGCTGCCCGGCAAACATGTGGGGGATGTTTCTGCAGCGGTGCAAAACTATGTGGAAGCGCACGGCTACCATGTGCCGCGCGAATACACCGGCCACGGGGTGGGGCGCAAGATGCACGAAGGCCCCCAAGTGCCCAACTACGGTGTGCCCGGCCAGGGCGCACCGCTACGCACGGGCATGACGATCGCCCTGGAGCCGATGGTGTTAGTAGGCACTCACCGCACTCGCGTCCTAGCCGACCAGTGGACGGTGGTGTCTGCCGATGGCTCGCTGACCGCTCATTTTGAGCACAGCGTCGCCATCACGGAGGATGGTCCATTGGTGTTGACTGCCCTCTAG
- the rpsK gene encoding 30S ribosomal protein S11, which produces MADEKNSKSQGDGKAKSTRAPKKTGKRSVLTGQIHIFATFNNTIVTVTDGQGNTISWASAGLVGFKGSRKSTPFASRLATERAVKAAQDMGMQEVELFVKGPGPGRESAVRAVQTMGMRVRSISDVTPLPHNGCRPPKRRRM; this is translated from the coding sequence ATGGCTGACGAAAAGAACTCAAAGTCGCAAGGCGACGGCAAAGCCAAAAGCACGCGTGCTCCCAAGAAGACCGGCAAGCGCAGCGTACTCACTGGCCAGATCCATATTTTTGCCACCTTCAACAATACCATCGTCACAGTTACTGATGGTCAGGGCAACACCATCTCCTGGGCCAGCGCTGGCCTGGTAGGTTTCAAGGGCTCGCGCAAGAGCACGCCCTTCGCTTCCCGCCTGGCTACGGAGCGCGCCGTCAAGGCCGCGCAGGATATGGGCATGCAGGAAGTGGAGCTGTTCGTCAAAGGCCCCGGCCCCGGCCGCGAATCGGCTGTGCGTGCCGTGCAGACCATGGGCATGCGTGTGCGCTCCATCTCGGATGTGACCCCGCTGCCGCACAACGGCTGCCGCCCGCCGAAGCGCCGCAGAATGTAA
- the truA gene encoding tRNA pseudouridine(38-40) synthase TruA, whose amino-acid sequence MARYKIILAYHGGSFHGMQRQARQRSVQAVLEDALRALGWPGRAVLFAGRTDAGVHASGQVAAFDLEWQHSSESLLKALNAQLPADVAVHSASRVADDFHPRYDARRRSYRYRIYCQPQRDPLREPFAWRVWPVPQLRRLQSAARHLRGEHDFAAFGSAPQKGGHTVRRVHQARWQAVGDEFVFEVSANAFLYHMVRRMVGLQIKVGQGQVEPDVVPHTLRSPQRVREVAPAHGLTLVKVEYERRRNTCRRRVE is encoded by the coding sequence ATGGCACGTTACAAAATTATTCTGGCTTATCACGGCGGCAGCTTCCACGGCATGCAGCGCCAGGCTCGCCAGCGCAGCGTACAAGCCGTCTTGGAAGACGCGCTGCGCGCGCTGGGCTGGCCCGGGCGGGCGGTGCTGTTCGCCGGCCGCACGGATGCGGGCGTACATGCCAGCGGGCAGGTAGCCGCCTTTGACCTGGAGTGGCAACACTCCAGCGAGAGCTTGCTCAAGGCGTTGAATGCGCAGTTGCCCGCCGATGTAGCCGTGCACTCCGCCAGCCGCGTAGCGGATGATTTTCATCCTCGCTACGATGCCCGGCGGCGCAGCTACCGCTACCGCATCTACTGCCAGCCCCAGCGTGACCCGCTGCGCGAGCCCTTTGCCTGGCGGGTGTGGCCGGTGCCGCAACTGCGCCGCCTGCAATCCGCCGCCCGCCATTTGCGTGGCGAGCATGATTTCGCTGCCTTTGGCAGCGCCCCGCAGAAGGGCGGCCACACCGTACGCCGCGTGCATCAGGCCCGCTGGCAGGCGGTGGGTGACGAGTTTGTTTTTGAGGTCAGCGCCAATGCCTTTCTCTACCATATGGTGCGCCGCATGGTAGGGTTGCAGATCAAAGTGGGGCAGGGGCAGGTGGAGCCAGACGTAGTGCCGCACACCCTGCGTAGCCCGCAGCGTGTGCGCGAAGTGGCGCCGGCCCACGGGCTGACGCTGGTAAAAGTAGAATACGAGCGCAGGCGGAACACATGCCGCCGGCGAGTAGAGTAA
- the rplR gene encoding 50S ribosomal protein L18 has translation MATKTRAQARQKRHTRVRGKISGTAQRPRLNVFRSLSGIYVQLIDDVAGRTLLSASSIDAELRGSMQGKNKTEQARMVGEAVAKRAQAKGIKHVVMDRGGFRYAGRIKALADGARQEGLEF, from the coding sequence ATGGCAACGAAAACTAGAGCACAAGCTCGTCAGAAGCGCCATACCCGTGTGCGCGGCAAGATCAGCGGCACGGCCCAGCGCCCCCGCCTCAACGTCTTCCGCAGTCTGAGCGGCATCTACGTTCAGCTGATCGATGATGTCGCCGGCCGCACGCTGCTTTCGGCGTCCAGCATTGACGCCGAGCTGCGTGGCAGCATGCAGGGCAAGAACAAGACCGAGCAAGCCCGCATGGTGGGCGAGGCGGTGGCCAAGCGTGCCCAGGCCAAGGGCATCAAGCACGTTGTGATGGACCGTGGCGGCTTCCGCTATGCCGGCCGCATCAAGGCCCTGGCCGATGGCGCCCGCCAGGAAGGACTTGAATTCTAG
- the rplF gene encoding 50S ribosomal protein L6 has product MSRVGRLPVEIPSGVEVSINGSTIKVKGPKGELSHTFPAEISFEKDGANLLVKRVDDEKFSRSIHGTARAVVRNMVTGTSEGFNKILEVQGVGYRAEIKGKNLILHVGYSNPVELEPPAGISYATAEGGQIVISGHDKVLVGETAARVRKVRPPEPYKGKGIRYKGEVVRLKAGKAAKAAG; this is encoded by the coding sequence GTGTCTAGAGTAGGACGTTTGCCAGTTGAAATTCCTTCCGGTGTGGAAGTGAGCATCAACGGCTCTACGATTAAAGTGAAAGGCCCCAAGGGCGAGCTTTCGCACACCTTCCCGGCGGAAATCAGCTTCGAGAAGGATGGCGCCAACCTGTTGGTCAAGCGCGTGGACGATGAAAAGTTCAGCCGCAGCATCCATGGCACCGCGCGTGCTGTGGTGCGCAACATGGTCACCGGCACCAGCGAGGGCTTCAATAAAATTCTCGAAGTACAGGGTGTGGGCTATCGCGCCGAGATCAAAGGCAAGAACTTGATCCTGCACGTTGGCTACTCCAACCCTGTCGAGCTCGAGCCGCCAGCGGGCATCAGCTATGCCACTGCCGAAGGCGGCCAGATTGTGATCAGTGGCCACGATAAAGTGCTGGTGGGTGAAACTGCCGCACGCGTGCGCAAGGTGCGCCCGCCCGAGCCGTACAAAGGCAAGGGTATTCGCTACAAGGGTGAAGTGGTTCGCCTCAAGGCCGGTAAGGCTGCCAAGGCGGCAGGGTAA
- the rpsM gene encoding 30S ribosomal protein S13: MARIEGVDLPRDKRVEYGLTYIYGIGLTTSQRILAELEINPDTRVKDLSEAEVSKLREYITKNLKVEGDLRREVQLNIKRLMEIGSYRGLRHRRGLPVRGQRTRTNSRTRKGPAKTVAGRGRRRGATKK; this comes from the coding sequence ATGGCACGCATTGAAGGCGTAGATCTGCCGCGCGACAAGCGCGTTGAATACGGGCTGACCTATATCTATGGCATCGGCCTCACCACCTCTCAGCGCATCTTGGCTGAGTTGGAAATCAATCCCGACACGCGCGTGAAAGACCTCTCTGAAGCTGAGGTCAGCAAGTTGCGTGAATACATCACCAAGAACCTGAAGGTGGAGGGTGATCTGCGCCGTGAGGTGCAGCTCAACATCAAGCGCCTGATGGAAATCGGCAGCTACCGTGGCCTGCGCCATCGCCGTGGCCTGCCGGTGCGTGGCCAGCGCACCCGCACCAACTCGCGCACCCGCAAGGGCCCCGCCAAGACGGTTGCCGGCCGTGGCCGCCGCCGTGGCGCCACCAAGAAGTAA
- the rpsE gene encoding 30S ribosomal protein S5 encodes MADTKQRTRKDRKSEAPAYEAAFELEEKTIEIRRVSKVVQGGRRFAFRVTVVVGDHSGQVSAGVGKATTVPEAIRKATTRARKALRRMNVYGGTIPHAVIGRMGGAEVLLKPASPGTGVIAGGGVRAVMQAVGVRDILTKSMGSNNIHNVVMATLDALDQLKSVDEQARLRGKDVKELKPFWDRGKKNGS; translated from the coding sequence ATGGCTGATACGAAACAACGCACCAGAAAAGACCGCAAGAGCGAAGCGCCTGCCTACGAAGCGGCCTTCGAGCTGGAAGAAAAGACGATCGAGATTCGCCGTGTATCCAAAGTGGTACAGGGTGGCCGCCGTTTCGCCTTCCGCGTCACCGTCGTTGTGGGTGACCACAGCGGCCAGGTGAGCGCTGGGGTGGGTAAGGCCACCACGGTGCCCGAAGCGATCCGCAAAGCCACCACGCGCGCCCGCAAAGCGCTGCGCCGCATGAATGTATACGGTGGCACCATCCCGCATGCCGTGATCGGCCGCATGGGTGGCGCCGAAGTGCTGCTCAAGCCCGCCTCTCCGGGTACCGGTGTGATCGCCGGTGGTGGTGTGCGTGCGGTGATGCAGGCCGTCGGCGTGCGTGACATCCTCACCAAATCGATGGGCAGCAACAATATCCACAACGTGGTGATGGCTACCCTCGACGCGCTCGACCAACTCAAGTCTGTGGACGAGCAGGCTCGCCTGCGCGGCAAAGACGTGAAGGAACTCAAACCCTTCTGGGACCGAGGCAAGAAGAATGGCAGCTAA
- the rplQ gene encoding 50S ribosomal protein L17, whose product MRHKVAGKKLSRHVGARTALRRILVKQLFEHERITTTRAKAEAIRGQAERLITLAKKGNAAELPAAKVHARRLAAARLSDAKIVKKLFDDIAPRFATRKGGYTRLTKLGQREGDRAPMVLLELVD is encoded by the coding sequence ATGCGTCACAAAGTAGCCGGCAAAAAACTCAGCCGCCACGTCGGGGCCCGCACGGCCCTGCGCCGCATCCTGGTCAAGCAACTGTTTGAGCACGAGCGCATCACCACCACGCGCGCCAAGGCCGAGGCCATCCGTGGCCAGGCCGAGCGCCTGATCACCCTGGCCAAGAAGGGCAATGCTGCCGAGCTGCCCGCCGCCAAGGTGCACGCCCGCCGTTTGGCGGCGGCGCGCCTCAGCGACGCCAAGATCGTCAAGAAGCTGTTTGATGACATTGCGCCGCGCTTCGCCACCCGCAAGGGCGGCTATACCCGCCTGACCAAGCTGGGCCAGCGTGAGGGTGACCGTGCTCCGATGGTTCTCTTGGAGCTGGTCGACTAG
- the rpmJ gene encoding 50S ribosomal protein L36, whose amino-acid sequence MKVTASIKKRCANCKVVKRKGKLYVICSNPKHKQRQG is encoded by the coding sequence ATGAAAGTAACTGCATCGATCAAAAAACGCTGCGCCAACTGCAAGGTAGTGAAGCGCAAGGGCAAGCTGTATGTCATTTGCAGCAACCCAAAGCATAAGCAGCGACAAGGTTAA
- the rpmD gene encoding 50S ribosomal protein L30: MAAKATGKKIKITLVRSPIGATERHKRTVKALGLRKLNHSIVAEDSPTVRGMVNSVTHLLKVEEA; this comes from the coding sequence ATGGCAGCTAAAGCGACTGGCAAGAAGATCAAGATCACGCTGGTGCGCAGCCCGATCGGCGCCACGGAGCGCCACAAGCGCACCGTCAAGGCGCTGGGCCTGCGCAAGCTCAACCACAGCATCGTGGCCGAAGACAGCCCGACGGTGCGTGGCATGGTCAACAGCGTTACGCATTTGTTGAAAGTGGAAGAGGCGTAA
- the secY gene encoding preprotein translocase subunit SecY gives MKRSAWRYLWTAPDIRRKLLITLGILILYRFVSHIPVPGVDRDLIAALMNQGGAASTLVGLIDLISGGTLLQFSVLAMGVYPYITAQIILQLLLPLIPSLQKRMEEDPREGRKWMERWTYYLAVPMAILSAIGQINIFSTLAGGQVIENFGLGPGQLLRSVTIIVSMTAGTMFAIWLGELISEYGIRNQGLSLIIFAGIIARMPGNFAALLNNQAAGWISILAIVLIMIVTIFVIVYVQQGRRNVPVMYPGRRMGNRMSMPVRGTLPLMVNMSGMIPLIFAQAILQLPSILASFLASSTTPWIASLANWMATFFNPAGAGYWTMYFIMVVGFAFFYTDVLFAQQNYGENLKRVGAQIPGVNRGAPTQRYLTSVLRRITLPGALFLGVVAILPFLLTLAMPFMAASGGQGMFLVSASGLLIMVGTIREAFFNVDAELKLHGYEESLLVR, from the coding sequence ATGAAGCGTAGCGCCTGGCGTTATCTCTGGACCGCTCCAGACATCCGCCGCAAGCTGCTGATTACGCTTGGGATTCTGATCCTGTATCGCTTCGTCTCGCACATCCCTGTGCCGGGCGTAGATCGCGACTTGATCGCCGCGCTGATGAACCAGGGTGGGGCAGCCAGCACGCTGGTTGGCCTGATCGACCTTATCTCCGGTGGTACCTTGCTGCAATTCTCGGTACTGGCGATGGGCGTCTATCCCTACATCACCGCCCAGATCATCTTGCAGCTCTTGCTGCCGCTGATCCCTTCCTTGCAGAAGCGCATGGAAGAAGACCCGCGTGAGGGCCGCAAGTGGATGGAACGCTGGACCTATTACCTGGCCGTGCCGATGGCGATCCTCAGTGCGATTGGCCAGATCAACATCTTCTCCACCCTGGCCGGTGGCCAGGTGATCGAGAACTTCGGTCTTGGGCCTGGGCAGTTGCTGCGCTCGGTCACCATCATCGTCAGCATGACCGCCGGCACCATGTTCGCCATTTGGCTGGGTGAGCTGATCTCCGAGTATGGCATCCGCAACCAGGGCCTCTCGCTGATCATCTTCGCAGGCATCATTGCGCGTATGCCCGGCAACTTTGCCGCGCTGCTCAATAACCAGGCCGCCGGCTGGATCTCCATCCTGGCGATCGTCTTGATCATGATCGTGACGATCTTCGTCATTGTCTACGTGCAGCAGGGGCGCCGCAATGTGCCCGTGATGTACCCCGGGCGGCGCATGGGCAATCGCATGTCCATGCCGGTGCGCGGCACCCTGCCGCTGATGGTCAACATGTCGGGCATGATCCCGTTGATCTTCGCCCAGGCCATCCTGCAGTTGCCCTCCATCCTCGCCAGCTTCCTGGCCAGCTCCACCACCCCGTGGATCGCCAGCCTGGCGAATTGGATGGCTACCTTCTTCAACCCCGCTGGGGCGGGCTACTGGACGATGTACTTCATCATGGTCGTAGGCTTTGCCTTCTTCTATACGGATGTACTTTTTGCCCAGCAGAACTATGGTGAGAACCTGAAGCGCGTCGGCGCCCAGATCCCCGGTGTCAACCGCGGGGCTCCCACCCAGCGTTACCTCACCTCTGTGTTGCGGCGCATCACCCTGCCGGGGGCGCTGTTCCTCGGTGTGGTCGCCATTCTGCCTTTCCTGCTCACCCTGGCCATGCCCTTCATGGCGGCCAGTGGCGGCCAGGGCATGTTCCTGGTGAGCGCTTCCGGCTTGCTCATCATGGTCGGCACCATCCGTGAAGCCTTCTTCAACGTGGATGCGGAGTTGAAGCTGCACGGGTACGAAGAGTCTCTGCTGGTTCGTTAG
- a CDS encoding adenylate kinase, protein MPVYVVLLGPPGAGKGTQAGIVAKATGLAHISSGDLFREHIKNQTELGQQVDAILKRGDLVPDDVTIAMIRERLKQPDCANGAVLDGFPRTPAQAEALNGMLAEFGGKVDVVPYIQVEQAELINRLSGRWVCRAHGHVYHATFNPPKVSGVCDVDGSELYQRSDDKRETVENRIRVYFEQTAPLIEHYRGEGRLVEINGAQEIPQVTQDLLKALPEQVQ, encoded by the coding sequence GTGCCAGTTTATGTAGTCTTGCTGGGGCCGCCGGGTGCAGGAAAAGGCACCCAGGCGGGGATCGTGGCCAAGGCCACGGGGTTGGCGCATATCTCCTCTGGAGATTTGTTCCGCGAGCACATTAAAAATCAGACGGAGTTAGGGCAGCAGGTAGACGCGATTTTGAAGCGCGGTGACCTGGTGCCTGATGATGTCACCATCGCCATGATCCGTGAGCGCTTGAAGCAGCCAGACTGCGCCAATGGCGCCGTGTTGGATGGCTTCCCGCGTACTCCGGCGCAAGCCGAGGCGCTCAACGGTATGCTGGCGGAATTTGGTGGCAAGGTAGATGTGGTGCCCTACATTCAAGTAGAGCAGGCTGAGCTGATCAACCGCCTTTCGGGGCGCTGGGTGTGCCGCGCCCACGGCCACGTCTACCACGCAACGTTCAATCCCCCCAAAGTATCCGGGGTGTGCGATGTGGATGGCTCTGAGCTGTACCAGCGCTCAGACGATAAACGCGAGACCGTCGAGAATCGCATCCGCGTGTACTTTGAACAGACCGCACCGTTGATCGAGCACTACCGCGGCGAAGGCCGCCTGGTCGAGATCAATGGCGCGCAGGAGATCCCGCAGGTAACGCAGGATCTGCTGAAGGCATTGCCGGAGCAGGTGCAGTGA
- the rplM gene encoding 50S ribosomal protein L13 yields MQQKSYYPKPGDVEGEWYIVDATGQNLGRLASRIATILLGKHRPEYTPGVDLGDAVIVTNCGKVSVTGTKMTDKIYYRYSGYQSGLKETTLRRMLETHPDRVIQEAVWGMLPHNKLGRQLLRKLKIYAGDQHPHTAQKPQPLAVK; encoded by the coding sequence ATGCAACAAAAAAGCTATTACCCCAAACCGGGTGACGTTGAAGGCGAATGGTATATTGTGGATGCCACCGGTCAGAACTTGGGCCGTTTGGCTTCGCGCATCGCCACCATTCTTCTGGGCAAACACCGCCCGGAATACACCCCCGGCGTTGACCTGGGTGACGCGGTGATTGTGACCAACTGTGGCAAGGTCTCGGTTACCGGCACCAAAATGACTGACAAGATCTATTACCGCTATAGCGGTTACCAGAGCGGTTTGAAAGAAACCACCCTGCGCCGCATGCTGGAGACCCACCCGGATCGTGTGATCCAGGAAGCGGTGTGGGGCATGTTGCCGCACAACAAACTGGGCCGCCAGTTGCTTCGCAAGCTGAAGATCTACGCTGGCGATCAGCACCCGCACACCGCCCAGAAACCCCAGCCGCTGGCTGTGAAATAA
- the rpsH gene encoding 30S ribosomal protein S8, with the protein MAMTDPISDMLTRIRNGVMAGHALVGMPSSRLKAAIAAILKEEGFIEDYEVVEDGAFKVLRIQLKYVGDRRQRRPVISGLERVSSPGRRVYAKRSEIPWVLSGLGTAILSTPKGVMSGRRARQMGVGGEILCKVW; encoded by the coding sequence ATGGCAATGACTGACCCGATCTCCGATATGCTCACCCGCATCCGCAATGGCGTGATGGCGGGCCATGCCCTGGTGGGTATGCCCAGCTCGCGCCTCAAGGCGGCGATTGCGGCCATCCTCAAAGAAGAAGGTTTCATTGAGGATTATGAAGTCGTAGAAGACGGCGCCTTCAAGGTGCTGCGCATTCAGCTGAAGTACGTGGGTGACCGCCGCCAGCGCCGCCCGGTGATTTCCGGCCTCGAGCGCGTCAGCAGCCCAGGCCGCCGTGTATACGCCAAACGCAGTGAAATTCCCTGGGTGCTCTCCGGCCTCGGCACTGCGATTCTCTCCACCCCCAAGGGTGTGATGAGCGGCCGCCGTGCCCGCCAGATGGGCGTGGGCGGCGAGATCTTGTGCAAGGTATGGTAA
- the rplO gene encoding 50S ribosomal protein L15, with protein MKLHELKPNPGKITRRTRVGRGTGSGSGKTSGRGTKGQGARTGGGAGPYHQGGNLPFFRRLPFKRGFNKPFQVIYNEINLDQLASFKDNSEVSPDTLRAARLLPKTSRPIVLLGRGEVKAALKVSVHRATASAKAKIEKAGGSVTILPLKAEPDAEGSAK; from the coding sequence ATGAAGCTTCATGAACTTAAGCCCAACCCGGGCAAAATCACCCGCCGCACCCGCGTAGGGCGCGGTACGGGTTCCGGCAGCGGCAAGACCTCGGGCCGCGGCACCAAGGGCCAGGGTGCGCGCACCGGTGGTGGGGCGGGTCCTTACCACCAGGGCGGTAATCTGCCGTTCTTCCGCCGCTTGCCGTTCAAGCGCGGTTTCAATAAGCCCTTCCAGGTGATCTACAACGAGATCAACCTGGATCAGTTGGCCAGCTTCAAAGACAACAGCGAAGTCTCGCCTGACACCTTGCGTGCGGCGCGCTTGCTGCCCAAAACCAGCCGCCCGATCGTGCTGCTGGGCCGCGGCGAAGTCAAAGCCGCCCTCAAAGTCAGCGTGCATCGCGCCACCGCCTCCGCCAAGGCCAAGATCGAGAAGGCCGGCGGCAGCGTGACGATTTTGCCGCTCAAGGCCGAGCCGGATGCTGAGGGGAGTGCTAAATGA
- the rpsI gene encoding 30S ribosomal protein S9 has translation MAEQFYEGVGRRKTSSARVRVMSGAGAFMVNGKPLEEYFPRIGDAALIQTVLQDASANGTVDVSVVVNGGGRTGQAGAVRMGLARALVKMNPDYHPAMAKNQHLRRDARAKERKKPGLKRARKAPTYTKR, from the coding sequence ATGGCAGAACAATTTTACGAAGGCGTTGGCCGCCGCAAGACCAGCAGCGCGCGTGTGCGCGTGATGAGTGGCGCCGGTGCCTTTATGGTGAATGGCAAGCCGCTCGAGGAATACTTCCCGCGCATCGGTGATGCCGCCCTGATTCAGACGGTGCTGCAGGATGCTAGCGCCAACGGCACGGTGGATGTCAGCGTGGTTGTCAACGGCGGTGGCCGCACCGGCCAAGCCGGCGCGGTGCGCATGGGCTTGGCGCGTGCTTTGGTCAAAATGAACCCGGATTACCATCCGGCCATGGCCAAGAACCAGCACCTGCGCCGCGATGCACGTGCCAAGGAACGTAAGAAACCCGGTCTCAAGCGTGCCCGCAAGGCGCCTACCTACACGAAGCGCTAA
- a CDS encoding DNA-directed RNA polymerase subunit alpha encodes MVTPRIEREAEARNYGKFVIAPLERGYGHTLGNSLRRVLLSSLEGAAITSIRVTDAQHEYSQIPGIREDVIQIMLQLKQVRLILHEGETSRMHLEVKGEGTVTAADIIAPAEVEIVNPDLYLFTSDSSKTKLQIELTVERGRGYSPANDRSGKLPIGELPVDAIYTPVRRVNWEVEYARVGQNTNYDKLVMEIWTDGTVRPEEAMSTSAGILIEHLRHIAGVKEIALSPAPEKVVTDNRLSSEVYDTPIENLDLSVRVFNSLKRAGITTVGEVMELLDKGLDAVMSIRNFGDKSMDELVEKMQEKGYMPQDAKAPSATDGEGE; translated from the coding sequence ATGGTGACCCCCCGCATTGAGCGTGAAGCGGAGGCCCGCAATTATGGGAAGTTTGTCATTGCCCCGCTGGAGCGCGGCTATGGCCACACGCTTGGCAACTCGCTGCGCCGTGTCTTGCTCTCCTCGTTGGAGGGCGCGGCCATCACGTCCATCCGTGTGACGGATGCACAGCACGAGTACAGCCAGATTCCTGGCATCCGCGAGGATGTCATCCAGATCATGCTGCAGCTCAAGCAAGTGCGCCTGATCCTGCACGAAGGCGAAACCAGCCGCATGCACCTGGAAGTCAAGGGTGAAGGCACGGTAACCGCCGCCGACATCATCGCCCCCGCCGAGGTTGAGATCGTCAATCCGGATCTGTACCTGTTCACCTCTGACAGCAGCAAGACCAAGCTGCAGATCGAGCTGACGGTAGAACGTGGCCGCGGCTACTCGCCGGCCAATGATCGCAGCGGCAAGCTGCCGATTGGCGAGCTGCCGGTGGATGCGATCTACACCCCCGTGCGCCGCGTCAATTGGGAAGTGGAATACGCCCGCGTCGGCCAGAACACCAACTATGACAAGCTGGTCATGGAGATCTGGACCGATGGCACGGTGCGTCCCGAGGAGGCGATGAGCACCTCGGCCGGCATTTTGATCGAGCACCTGCGCCACATCGCTGGCGTCAAAGAAATTGCGCTGAGCCCCGCACCGGAGAAGGTCGTGACCGACAACCGTCTCTCCAGCGAGGTATACGACACGCCTATCGAGAATCTGGATCTCTCGGTGCGTGTGTTCAACTCCCTGAAGCGCGCCGGCATCACCACCGTCGGCGAGGTGATGGAACTGCTCGATAAGGGCCTGGATGCGGTGATGTCGATCCGCAACTTTGGCGATAAGAGCATGGATGAACTGGTAGAAAAGATGCAGGAGAAGGGCTACATGCCGCAAGACGCCAAGGCCCCCTCTGCGACTGATGGAGAAGGTGAATAA
- a CDS encoding type Z 30S ribosomal protein S14 → MAKKSIITRETRRQFSNQVRNRCKVCGRPRGYMRRFGLCRICFRQYALEGKIPGVVKASW, encoded by the coding sequence ATGGCCAAAAAATCAATCATTACGCGTGAAACGCGCCGCCAGTTTTCCAACCAGGTGCGCAACCGCTGCAAAGTCTGCGGCCGCCCGCGCGGCTACATGCGCCGGTTTGGCCTGTGCCGCATTTGCTTCCGCCAGTATGCGCTGGAAGGCAAAATCCCCGGCGTGGTGAAAGCGTCTTGGTAG